A DNA window from Paenibacillus sp. HWE-109 contains the following coding sequences:
- a CDS encoding sensor histidine kinase: MRLFWREHVPLVFMYAGQLLLTVYMCRLSGFRNTFDLVYICMVNTALFAFYLIYRYIRHFRFYRRLTRPLLSIDESAEFVGNAPLADALGHLLQEKYRLYQNDIGQHRKKLNDHITFINQWVHQMKTPLSVMHLAVQKETDPFFDSMREEIDKLKKGLDTVLYTSRLDAFEQDFVAEPVHLRQLVGKVAAEHKNLFIRNKVFPEIQVDDRLMVMSDDKWLAFALGQLITNAVRYSAGASSRVMITSVVRGQRAALEIRDNGAGIPKQDIKRVFDAYFTGENGRRFGESTGMGLYLVREIASRLDHRVELESEQGQGTVVRIWMGIAHVQAP; the protein is encoded by the coding sequence ATGAGGCTGTTTTGGAGAGAGCATGTGCCGTTAGTATTCATGTATGCCGGACAGCTTCTGCTGACTGTTTATATGTGCCGTTTATCCGGTTTCCGAAATACCTTCGATCTTGTGTACATCTGCATGGTAAATACGGCCTTGTTCGCTTTTTACTTGATATACCGTTATATCCGCCATTTTCGATTTTATCGGAGACTGACTCGTCCTCTTCTGTCAATTGACGAATCGGCCGAATTTGTCGGGAACGCACCGCTCGCGGATGCACTTGGGCATCTGCTCCAAGAGAAGTATCGTCTTTATCAGAACGATATTGGGCAACACCGCAAGAAGCTAAACGATCACATCACCTTTATCAATCAGTGGGTGCATCAGATGAAAACTCCGCTATCTGTTATGCACCTTGCGGTTCAGAAAGAAACCGACCCCTTCTTTGACAGCATGCGAGAGGAAATAGACAAGCTGAAGAAGGGGCTAGACACGGTGCTGTATACCTCGCGATTGGATGCGTTCGAGCAGGATTTCGTGGCGGAGCCGGTGCATCTTCGTCAGTTGGTCGGTAAAGTGGCGGCTGAACACAAAAATTTATTTATCCGCAATAAGGTCTTCCCGGAAATCCAGGTGGATGACCGATTGATGGTCATGTCCGATGACAAGTGGCTTGCCTTCGCACTCGGCCAATTAATCACCAATGCGGTAAGGTATTCGGCCGGCGCAAGCAGCCGTGTCATGATTACCTCTGTTGTGCGCGGACAGCGAGCCGCTCTTGAGATTCGGGACAACGGCGCCGGAATCCCGAAACAGGATATCAAGCGGGTGTTCGACGCGTATTTTACAGGGGAAAACGGAAGACGGTTCGGCGAATCCACCGGCATGGGGCTCTACCTGGTTCGGGAGATCGCCTCGCGCCTTGATCATCGCGTCGAGCTTGAATCTGAGCAGGGACAAGGAACAGTAGTACGTATATGGATGGGAATCGCGCATGTTCAAGCTCCATGA
- a CDS encoding ABC transporter ATP-binding protein yields MLRRFFAYYRPHRNLFILDFSCAILAAFLELAFPLAVNRVIDDLLPSGNWKWILIACLGLLGIYIVSAALHYVVTYWGHMLGINIESDMRKKLFDRVQKLSFRYFDNNKTGHLVSRMTNDLMDIGEIAHHGPEDLFIAIMTLAGAFGIMLSINWQLAVMTFIIVPLMIYLSLYFSGKMSAAFKRMFADIADYNARVENNVSGIRVVQAFANEKYEIDRFADNNNRFRLTKLVAYRIMALNSSLSFILMKGISLFVLVCGTWFVIQNRMTYGEFIAFLMLSNVFLSPIQQINSVIETYPKGIAGFKRYLELLETAPDVNDAPDARNVKHVVGEIRYSGVVFGYENKQKILQGINLSIHAGETVALVGPSGAGKTTLCSLLPRFYDIDEGSITIDGIDIRQMTLESLRSHIGIVQQDVFLFDGTIRENIAYGKLKASESEIWQAAQRAQLEELILSLPEGLDTLIGERGVKLSGGQKQRLSIARMFLKNPPILILDEATSALDTATEAAIQLALAELSQGRTTLVIAHRLATIKNADRIIVVAEQGIIEQGRHEELIEAKGLYNRLHEAQFGS; encoded by the coding sequence ATGCTTCGTCGTTTTTTTGCTTATTACCGTCCGCATAGAAATCTGTTTATTCTGGATTTCTCTTGTGCGATTTTGGCTGCTTTTCTGGAATTAGCGTTTCCTCTGGCTGTGAACCGGGTCATTGACGATCTGCTCCCTAGCGGCAACTGGAAGTGGATATTGATAGCTTGTCTTGGCTTGCTTGGTATTTATATTGTCAGTGCCGCTTTGCATTATGTCGTTACGTACTGGGGGCATATGCTGGGTATCAACATAGAGTCAGATATGCGGAAGAAACTTTTCGACCGGGTTCAGAAGTTGTCATTTCGTTATTTCGACAATAACAAAACGGGTCATTTGGTATCCCGAATGACGAACGATTTGATGGATATCGGGGAAATAGCCCACCATGGACCAGAGGATTTATTTATCGCGATCATGACGCTTGCTGGCGCTTTCGGTATTATGCTGAGCATCAACTGGCAGCTTGCGGTCATGACATTCATCATTGTCCCGCTCATGATCTATTTGTCCTTATATTTTAGCGGCAAGATGTCCGCTGCCTTTAAGCGCATGTTCGCTGATATTGCAGACTACAACGCGCGGGTTGAAAACAATGTTAGCGGAATCCGTGTCGTTCAAGCATTCGCGAATGAAAAATACGAAATCGACCGCTTCGCTGACAACAATAATCGTTTTCGTCTTACGAAGCTTGTAGCCTATCGAATTATGGCATTGAATTCGTCGCTCAGTTTTATTTTAATGAAAGGCATTTCGTTGTTTGTGCTCGTTTGTGGGACATGGTTTGTTATTCAGAATCGCATGACCTATGGAGAGTTTATTGCCTTCCTTATGCTATCCAACGTGTTTCTCAGCCCTATTCAGCAAATTAATTCTGTCATTGAAACGTATCCCAAAGGAATTGCCGGATTCAAAAGGTACCTCGAGCTATTGGAAACCGCACCTGATGTAAATGATGCGCCGGATGCTCGTAATGTGAAGCATGTCGTAGGGGAGATTCGCTACAGCGGCGTTGTCTTCGGCTATGAAAATAAGCAAAAGATTCTACAAGGAATCAACTTGTCTATTCACGCTGGGGAAACGGTCGCGCTCGTCGGACCTTCTGGTGCAGGAAAGACGACACTGTGCTCGCTGCTGCCTCGTTTTTATGATATAGATGAAGGCTCTATTACGATTGACGGCATCGATATTCGCCAAATGACGTTGGAATCGCTGCGTTCTCATATCGGTATTGTACAGCAGGATGTGTTTCTATTCGATGGTACGATCCGTGAAAATATCGCTTACGGCAAGCTGAAGGCTTCCGAATCGGAAATTTGGCAGGCCGCACAGAGAGCACAGCTAGAGGAACTGATACTGTCGTTGCCAGAGGGACTGGATACACTAATTGGAGAACGGGGAGTGAAGCTTTCTGGCGGACAGAAACAGCGGCTTTCCATAGCACGAATGTTTCTCAAGAATCCGCCGATCCTCATCTTGGATGAAGCGACTTCCGCTTTGGACACCGCGACGGAAGCCGCGATTCAACTCGCACTTGCAGAACTTTCGCAAGGACGTACGACACTTGTAATTGCCCACCGGTTGGCAACGATTAAAAACGCGGACCGCATTATCGTGGTAGCCGAACAAGGGATTATCGAACAAGGCAGGCATGAGGAACTCATAGAGGCTAAAGGGTTGTACAATCGTCTGCATGAGGCACAGTTCGGCAGCTAG
- a CDS encoding ABC transporter ATP-binding protein, with protein sequence MDMLIVRNLGKVYNGSIAYRAMSDMNLVVEKGEFVGIMGPSGSGKTTLLNVVSTIDTPTSGEVLINGENPHLLSKDDLALFRRRKLGFVFQDFNLLDTLTIGENIILPLTLDGKSLKEMDAKLHLVAEKLGITQILNNRTYEVSGGQRQRATIARAIIHSPSLLLADEPTGNLDSKSSRDVMETMEAINQTDHTTMLLVTHDALAASYCHRVVFIKDGRLYNEFYRGNNRQAFFQQIIDMLSLMGGNADELSPLRVN encoded by the coding sequence ATGGATATGTTAATCGTACGCAATCTGGGAAAAGTTTATAATGGCAGCATCGCGTATAGGGCGATGAGCGACATGAACCTGGTTGTCGAGAAAGGTGAGTTTGTCGGTATTATGGGTCCTTCAGGCAGCGGCAAAACAACGCTGCTGAATGTAGTATCCACAATCGACACACCTACCTCCGGGGAAGTGTTGATTAATGGGGAAAACCCCCATTTGTTATCCAAAGACGATCTGGCCCTGTTCCGCAGACGGAAGCTGGGCTTTGTCTTTCAGGATTTTAATTTGCTAGATACGCTGACCATAGGGGAAAATATCATTCTCCCTCTTACGCTGGATGGGAAAAGCCTGAAAGAGATGGATGCCAAACTTCATCTGGTGGCGGAAAAACTGGGCATCACCCAAATTCTGAATAATCGAACCTATGAAGTGTCGGGAGGGCAACGGCAGAGAGCCACCATTGCAAGGGCCATTATTCATTCCCCTTCGCTGCTGCTGGCCGATGAGCCGACGGGAAATCTCGATTCCAAATCCTCACGTGATGTAATGGAAACGATGGAGGCCATCAACCAAACCGATCATACGACCATGCTGCTGGTCACCCATGACGCTCTCGCAGCTAGCTACTGCCACCGGGTCGTATTCATCAAGGACGGTCGGCTCTATAATGAATTTTACCGGGGGAACAACCGGCAGGCCTTCTTCCAACAGATTATCGATATGCTTTCGCTAATGGGAGGGAATGCAGATGAGCTTTCGCCGCTTCGAGTCAATTAA
- a CDS encoding AraC family transcriptional regulator, translated as MNNETASRRYPLVIYIMTGIQKRHMAPFSSEKYVGLEGEYMLFAIMDGAAEIRIGSESYGLSRESLIVAEPGQAALSFTRENILSHYFITFKAFRVSDSVAQQDESPEAFPCTGALTCVPFSQCVDLLEAIEQHSSDENELMRFYNHVRFEELIRLVLQQNTRAVPASNLRDVVKSSIDYISDHYTDQMTVSQLAADANVYQWQYTRIFKELTGQIPLEFINKLRIDHAKQLLLKTEDRIHEIAQHVGFNNEFYFNRRFKKMEGIAPGRYRQHHRGKLRIVSLLMEDLLLTLGVTPIVQWSHTGWGRQEYLKLNTVPVFDVLQNSFEPLSTFNPDLIIARKSDYEYRTNQYEQCKRFVQTEIITHNDDDWHSTLRTVANRLGRVDQAELAIQQYETKVSKARGLLNRAIHNRTYAFLRVSAECISVDQTYTKPFLWGELGIVPHLMVQELTSDAGRLGVTWKWLQELDADYIFYAFDKWHEQEAGSERQQIAHPLWQTIPAVRNGHAFEVDFMTWMNHGYLANNQKIDDVLRLLVI; from the coding sequence ATGAACAACGAGACGGCATCTCGCCGCTATCCTTTGGTCATTTATATCATGACAGGTATTCAGAAACGCCATATGGCCCCATTTTCTAGCGAAAAGTATGTTGGTCTTGAAGGTGAGTACATGCTGTTCGCAATTATGGACGGCGCAGCAGAAATAAGGATAGGAAGTGAGTCCTACGGGCTGAGCAGGGAAAGTCTGATTGTTGCGGAGCCAGGTCAAGCCGCTCTCAGCTTTACACGGGAAAACATCCTCTCTCACTACTTCATCACGTTCAAAGCGTTTCGAGTCTCGGACTCAGTCGCACAGCAAGATGAGTCGCCGGAGGCTTTCCCATGTACGGGGGCATTAACTTGCGTGCCTTTCTCACAATGTGTCGATCTACTAGAAGCAATTGAGCAGCATAGCTCAGATGAAAATGAATTAATGAGGTTTTACAACCATGTGCGGTTCGAGGAACTGATTCGCTTGGTCCTACAACAAAATACAAGAGCGGTGCCAGCATCGAATTTGCGTGATGTTGTGAAAAGCTCGATCGACTACATAAGTGACCACTACACCGATCAGATGACTGTTTCTCAGTTGGCTGCAGATGCGAACGTATATCAGTGGCAATACACCCGGATATTCAAGGAACTGACTGGTCAAATTCCCCTTGAATTCATCAATAAGCTGAGGATCGATCATGCTAAGCAGCTGCTGCTCAAGACAGAGGATCGGATTCACGAGATTGCCCAGCATGTCGGCTTCAACAACGAGTTTTATTTCAACCGCCGATTTAAGAAAATGGAGGGCATAGCACCCGGGAGGTACAGGCAGCATCATCGGGGGAAGCTGCGCATCGTCTCCTTGCTTATGGAAGATTTATTACTCACTTTGGGCGTTACGCCGATAGTACAATGGTCGCATACAGGCTGGGGACGGCAAGAATATCTAAAGCTAAACACGGTTCCAGTATTCGATGTATTGCAGAATAGCTTTGAACCGCTTTCGACATTCAATCCAGATTTGATCATCGCACGAAAAAGTGATTATGAGTATCGAACCAATCAATACGAGCAATGCAAGCGTTTTGTGCAGACTGAGATCATTACACATAATGATGATGACTGGCACTCGACCTTGCGAACAGTTGCGAATCGGTTGGGGCGGGTGGATCAAGCGGAGCTGGCTATCCAGCAATATGAGACCAAAGTATCTAAGGCCAGAGGGTTGTTAAACCGTGCAATCCATAACCGGACTTATGCTTTTCTGCGTGTATCAGCCGAATGCATTAGTGTTGATCAGACCTACACGAAGCCCTTTCTATGGGGGGAATTAGGAATTGTTCCGCACCTGATGGTGCAGGAGTTAACCTCTGATGCAGGTAGACTGGGCGTGACTTGGAAATGGTTGCAAGAGTTGGATGCCGATTATATTTTCTACGCATTCGATAAGTGGCATGAACAAGAGGCGGGTTCAGAAAGACAGCAAATTGCCCATCCGTTGTGGCAGACCATTCCTGCCGTACGCAATGGTCATGCTTTCGAGGTCGACTTTATGACTTGGATGAACCATGGTTACCTGGCCAACAACCAAAAAATAGATGATGTGTTGAGATTACTAGTTATTTAA
- a CDS encoding FtsX-like permease family protein: MTLRQFAFRNVSRNKRTYAAFFLSSTFSVMIFFIYAVFIFHPAIKNSGFNWSAVQAMTVAEYIVYVFSIFFVFYSVSAFLKSRKREFGVLIMHGMTYNQLRRIVFIESMVIGFASIVTGLAAGMLFAKLFMMIGADVMQMSPLPYYMPGKAILLTLSAFVLLFLVISAFTAAFVRASKPIDLLKGGAKPKPEPKSSVFLTITAFCLLLAGYIISFLVKGATVVFALLPVTVIVIIGTYFLYTQLSVFVIRTLRNNRSVFLRKTNVLVFSDMAYRMKDNARLFFLVTIVSTVAICALGGFMGFLETIHKQISEAYPFAYNYIQTTGDVGQAADQTKIIEQVLKERGIRYDKLSVHVANFDSIHGQSLNFIRLSEYTKLAQALDYPVLSLQENEAAAIWTMKNRPFPEREWSVKGTSLTLSMKQTVGKAVTPPIIDEPLLIVQDRMLDSFGNPNNEQLLTVYNTDSADSTADTGEAIAGQLGYAQTSGFWFASPAYLEEQMKRTYNLMLFVGLFVSCLFFVVSGSFLYFRLFTDLNDDKMKYRSIRKIGLTDKELEKVANLQIALLFFVPLAVALIHSSVALYALHNLLHSPVIRSAVTVCIVFLTAQFLYFLLIRSRYIKHLKQSAGL, from the coding sequence ATGACGTTGCGACAATTTGCCTTCCGCAATGTTAGCCGGAACAAACGAACGTATGCCGCTTTTTTTCTGAGCAGCACGTTTTCGGTGATGATCTTTTTCATTTATGCTGTTTTTATTTTTCACCCTGCAATTAAAAATTCCGGTTTCAATTGGTCGGCGGTTCAGGCAATGACAGTTGCGGAATATATCGTGTATGTGTTCTCCATCTTCTTCGTATTCTATTCTGTCAGTGCCTTCCTGAAATCCCGCAAACGGGAATTCGGCGTGCTCATCATGCACGGTATGACCTACAATCAGCTGCGACGGATAGTCTTTATCGAAAGCATGGTGATCGGTTTCGCTTCCATTGTGACAGGTCTTGCCGCCGGCATGCTGTTCGCCAAACTATTCATGATGATCGGAGCCGATGTGATGCAGATGAGCCCGCTGCCATACTACATGCCAGGCAAGGCAATTCTACTCACTCTGTCCGCATTCGTGCTGTTGTTTCTCGTCATCTCCGCGTTCACTGCCGCATTCGTACGAGCCAGCAAGCCGATCGATCTGCTGAAAGGCGGCGCCAAACCAAAGCCTGAGCCTAAATCATCCGTTTTTCTTACAATTACAGCGTTCTGCCTTCTTCTAGCCGGATACATCATTTCGTTCCTGGTTAAAGGCGCCACGGTCGTTTTCGCTCTTTTGCCGGTCACGGTCATAGTCATCATCGGCACTTACTTTTTGTATACACAGTTGAGCGTGTTTGTGATTCGCACTTTAAGAAACAACCGCTCTGTCTTTTTGCGAAAAACGAATGTGCTCGTTTTTTCCGACATGGCTTACCGCATGAAGGACAACGCCCGGCTGTTCTTTCTCGTGACGATCGTTTCGACAGTCGCCATTTGCGCCTTGGGCGGCTTTATGGGATTTCTGGAAACAATCCACAAACAAATCTCGGAAGCGTACCCGTTCGCCTATAATTACATCCAGACCACCGGCGATGTCGGGCAAGCAGCTGATCAAACGAAAATAATCGAACAAGTGCTCAAAGAACGGGGAATTCGTTATGATAAATTGTCCGTCCATGTAGCGAACTTCGATTCGATACATGGACAATCACTGAACTTCATCCGCCTGTCCGAGTATACCAAGCTTGCCCAAGCCTTGGATTACCCGGTACTGTCGTTGCAGGAAAATGAAGCCGCAGCCATCTGGACCATGAAAAACCGGCCGTTTCCGGAACGCGAGTGGTCAGTAAAGGGAACATCCCTCACACTCAGCATGAAACAAACCGTCGGAAAGGCGGTCACGCCTCCCATTATCGATGAACCGCTGTTGATCGTTCAGGATCGGATGCTTGACTCCTTTGGCAATCCGAATAATGAGCAGCTTTTAACCGTTTACAATACGGACAGCGCCGATTCAACGGCGGACACGGGGGAGGCCATCGCTGGGCAGCTAGGATATGCACAAACCTCCGGTTTTTGGTTCGCATCTCCTGCCTATTTGGAGGAACAGATGAAGCGCACCTATAATCTGATGCTTTTCGTCGGGTTGTTTGTCAGTTGCTTATTTTTTGTTGTATCGGGAAGCTTTCTATATTTCCGGCTGTTTACCGACCTGAACGATGACAAGATGAAGTACCGTTCCATAAGGAAGATCGGGTTGACCGACAAGGAGCTTGAGAAGGTGGCGAATCTTCAGATAGCGCTGTTGTTTTTCGTACCGCTCGCGGTCGCACTCATCCACAGCTCGGTTGCGCTCTACGCTCTGCATAACCTGCTCCATTCGCCGGTCATTCGTTCGGCCGTTACGGTCTGCATCGTTTTCCTTACCGCACAATTCCTGTACTTTCTCCTAATCCGTTCCCGTTATATAAAGCATTTGAAACAATCAGCGGGGCTTTAA
- a CDS encoding ABC transporter substrate-binding protein: protein MAEISKGHRHRIRWMVILLIIVVSLAGCGDKQSKSMNAGANKQTDSGTRKVKDAFGEVEIPIKPKRVAGIYLEDYMLALGVKPIVQWYHPSWGKQDYLGMATTDVPLFDITGSLEPLIEQNLDLIILNAGIDQAGYELYSKIAPTYRLTREVTVDAAATLRTIGDLLGIPEKVDSVLKDYDLKKADAKLKLEAAIGRQTVAVVRLDVGGKPELRLFGQNNAYTGMIYKDLGLEPFPWVKSIEAHEVISQEKIPEFTADHIIIFPSDGKWDSEANKKAVALLDDPIWRSIPAVKNGHVYQLERSHWQSGAITANRMKIDDLLKFLVK, encoded by the coding sequence ATGGCAGAGATATCAAAAGGGCATAGACATAGGATTCGTTGGATGGTCATTCTCCTGATCATTGTGGTTAGCTTGGCAGGCTGCGGCGACAAGCAAAGCAAATCAATGAATGCGGGAGCCAATAAACAGACGGACAGTGGGACAAGAAAAGTTAAGGATGCTTTTGGCGAGGTAGAAATTCCGATTAAGCCCAAGCGAGTGGCGGGTATTTACTTGGAGGATTACATGTTGGCACTGGGTGTGAAACCGATCGTGCAATGGTATCATCCATCGTGGGGCAAGCAGGATTATTTGGGGATGGCGACTACAGATGTGCCATTGTTCGATATTACCGGCAGTTTGGAGCCGTTGATTGAGCAAAATCTTGATTTAATTATTTTGAACGCCGGGATAGATCAAGCTGGGTACGAATTATATTCTAAGATTGCCCCCACCTATCGGCTGACCCGCGAGGTGACTGTGGACGCTGCAGCGACACTACGAACTATTGGCGATCTGCTCGGTATTCCTGAGAAAGTGGACAGCGTATTGAAAGACTATGATCTGAAGAAAGCAGATGCCAAATTGAAGCTGGAAGCAGCCATTGGCAGGCAAACGGTTGCGGTTGTGCGTCTTGATGTCGGAGGAAAGCCGGAGCTGCGTTTGTTTGGTCAGAATAACGCCTACACGGGCATGATTTACAAAGACCTCGGTTTGGAGCCATTTCCGTGGGTCAAGAGTATCGAAGCTCATGAAGTTATTTCACAAGAAAAAATACCGGAATTTACTGCCGATCATATTATCATTTTCCCTTCTGACGGGAAGTGGGACTCAGAGGCCAATAAGAAGGCGGTTGCCCTGCTTGACGACCCGATTTGGAGAAGTATTCCAGCTGTGAAAAATGGTCATGTGTATCAACTTGAACGTTCGCATTGGCAATCGGGCGCGATCACAGCGAATCGTATGAAGATTGACGACCTGTTGAAATTTTTAGTGAAATAG
- a CDS encoding AraC family transcriptional regulator: MVLQKQNEAPLRSLLFQLSDVERIEQSVGWNSGQQSTSFHTLMVFKYGKGTLRLNENIFQVAPDKCYSIAPGTSFQIENGYDNAIRLYRISFVVIQMRNKHPHTYTGAIFPGREEILSFPFSRLIRLVESLHMEQIKEDDLEWFQRQLRFQELMGFLLEHNLHFEHSTSLTQAVEYTIQYLRNNYMHNITVKQLAQLANISQWRYTSIFQELTGKKPLHFLTEVRINHSKQLLLNSKEPLREIASQVGFTDEYYFNRRFRQISGVTPKQYARTMSRSTRVRDWTGHEVEIPAQPKRIIYYGETFGDLLALGVKAVGSGFLSDKHALFEQLTHNVQDVGFPLSLDKTMKLKPDLIIFASADERQYSQVSRIAPTVTFNSFAPLTERLQTLGNWLGRKREAEQWLEDYHVKAAAMWQQLRIYIKPQETASVFITGHGKRWFVMGTSGLSSALYHPCGFQPVDKISEVLNAGQGFAEISPANLPEYAGDRIFMLLPAEGNARHTVEEMLSTALWRSLPAVKNGHVHMVEADQWNYSDALTREKLLEILPQLLRQSS, from the coding sequence ATGGTTCTTCAGAAACAGAATGAGGCTCCCCTTCGCTCCTTGCTATTTCAACTATCCGATGTCGAACGGATTGAACAATCGGTCGGTTGGAACTCTGGGCAACAATCAACCTCCTTCCATACACTTATGGTTTTCAAATATGGCAAGGGAACCTTGCGCCTAAACGAGAATATTTTCCAGGTAGCTCCTGATAAATGTTATTCGATTGCGCCTGGCACTTCATTTCAGATTGAAAATGGCTACGACAACGCAATACGACTCTACCGAATTTCATTCGTGGTCATTCAAATGCGGAATAAACATCCTCATACGTACACGGGGGCCATTTTCCCCGGCCGAGAGGAGATCCTTTCCTTCCCTTTTTCCCGTTTAATTCGACTTGTAGAAAGTCTGCATATGGAGCAAATAAAAGAAGACGACCTCGAGTGGTTTCAGCGACAGCTGCGTTTTCAGGAGTTGATGGGCTTCCTGCTCGAACACAACCTCCATTTCGAACACTCCACAAGTTTGACACAGGCTGTGGAGTACACCATTCAATATTTGCGCAACAATTATATGCATAATATTACGGTCAAGCAGCTTGCTCAATTAGCGAATATCTCGCAATGGAGATATACATCGATCTTCCAGGAATTGACCGGCAAAAAACCTCTTCACTTTTTAACCGAAGTACGTATTAATCATTCCAAACAATTGCTGCTGAACTCCAAGGAGCCTCTGCGGGAAATTGCCAGCCAGGTTGGCTTTACCGATGAATACTACTTCAACCGCCGCTTTCGTCAGATTTCTGGCGTAACTCCCAAGCAATATGCCCGAACCATGAGTCGCAGCACTCGCGTGAGGGACTGGACGGGCCACGAGGTCGAAATTCCGGCACAGCCCAAGCGGATAATTTACTACGGAGAAACATTTGGGGACCTTCTCGCTCTTGGCGTTAAAGCCGTAGGGAGTGGATTTTTATCCGACAAACATGCTTTATTTGAGCAGCTGACCCACAACGTTCAAGATGTAGGCTTCCCCCTCAGTTTGGACAAAACGATGAAGCTAAAGCCGGATTTAATCATTTTTGCGAGCGCCGATGAAAGACAGTACAGTCAAGTCTCAAGAATCGCACCCACTGTCACATTCAACTCCTTCGCGCCACTCACAGAACGGCTGCAAACGCTTGGCAATTGGTTAGGCAGAAAACGCGAAGCAGAACAATGGTTGGAGGACTACCATGTCAAAGCAGCCGCAATGTGGCAGCAGCTTAGGATTTACATAAAGCCGCAGGAAACGGCCTCCGTATTCATCACTGGCCATGGAAAGCGATGGTTCGTCATGGGAACGTCAGGGCTTTCATCCGCACTCTACCACCCCTGCGGATTTCAACCTGTAGATAAAATTTCTGAGGTGTTGAATGCGGGGCAAGGATTTGCTGAAATTTCTCCCGCCAACCTACCTGAGTATGCTGGCGATCGAATATTTATGCTGCTTCCAGCAGAAGGAAATGCCAGACATACCGTGGAAGAAATGCTGAGCACCGCTCTCTGGCGAAGTCTCCCTGCAGTCAAGAACGGACATGTTCATATGGTTGAAGCGGATCAATGGAATTATAGCGATGCTTTGACCAGGGAAAAGCTGCTTGAAATTCTGCCCCAACTACTGAGGCAATCTTCCTAG
- a CDS encoding ABC transporter substrate-binding protein translates to MKNSMKITMKPTRKAFLAFTFIALIGASMTACSNSGNSNQQAKANPAPPTQSSSPSTSNTTSGEKVATTHKYTDYKGHQVDIPLAPQRIIFSGETFSDLLALNVKVIGTDIAATKGTVYEKQLNGIEDIGFPINFEKSLNLNPDLIIVANTDEKAYEQLSKIAPTIMFDTFASLEERIPLLGEIIGKKAQADLWMANYKVKMQTMMKELQAAGVKPGETASVFTYYPGDRLFVMARAGLSQVLYHSGNFKPTPPIQSVLDEKSGFKQISLELLPEFAGDRIFILTPTDEEAKRSTDAMINSSIWRNLAAVKDNHVYTLPILQSGSDAITREWLLQELPKMINK, encoded by the coding sequence ATGAAAAACTCAATGAAAATCACAATGAAACCAACAAGAAAAGCATTCCTTGCCTTTACCTTTATCGCATTGATAGGAGCTAGCATGACTGCTTGCAGCAATTCTGGAAACTCAAATCAACAAGCGAAAGCGAATCCCGCTCCCCCAACTCAATCAAGCAGCCCTTCCACCTCGAACACAACTTCAGGTGAAAAGGTAGCGACCACACACAAGTATACGGATTACAAGGGCCACCAGGTAGATATCCCCCTTGCTCCACAACGCATTATTTTCTCAGGAGAAACTTTCAGCGATTTGTTAGCCCTGAACGTCAAGGTGATTGGCACCGACATAGCAGCAACGAAGGGAACGGTCTATGAAAAGCAATTAAATGGCATCGAAGATATCGGCTTTCCAATCAATTTTGAGAAATCACTAAATTTGAATCCGGACCTAATCATAGTGGCAAATACGGATGAAAAGGCTTATGAGCAGCTCTCCAAAATCGCACCTACCATCATGTTTGATACTTTTGCTTCCTTGGAAGAACGGATACCTCTGTTAGGCGAAATCATCGGCAAGAAAGCTCAAGCAGATCTATGGATGGCGAACTACAAAGTCAAAATGCAAACCATGATGAAAGAACTTCAAGCAGCTGGAGTGAAACCAGGCGAAACAGCATCTGTCTTCACTTATTACCCGGGAGACCGTTTGTTTGTGATGGCACGTGCAGGACTATCTCAAGTACTCTACCATTCAGGCAACTTTAAGCCTACGCCTCCGATTCAAAGTGTGCTCGATGAAAAAAGTGGTTTCAAACAAATCTCCCTGGAACTTTTACCGGAATTTGCCGGTGATCGAATTTTCATCCTTACCCCTACGGATGAGGAAGCCAAAAGATCAACGGATGCCATGATCAACAGCAGTATTTGGAGAAATTTGGCCGCTGTTAAAGATAACCACGTGTATACACTTCCTATTTTGCAATCAGGAAGCGATGCGATCACAAGGGAATGGTTGTTGCAGGAACTTCCTAAGATGATAAATAAATAG